A single Brucella intermedia LMG 3301 DNA region contains:
- a CDS encoding isovaleryl-CoA dehydrogenase, protein MFASGQNWGGMNFGLGEEIEALRDTVRRFAESRIAPLAAETDRNNQFPMHLWRELGELGVLGITAPEDYGGAGMGYVAHCIAMEEISRASASIGLSYGAHSNLCVNQITRNGSPGQREKYLPKLISGEHVGALAMSEPGAGSDVVSMKLHAEKRGERYILNGNKMWITNGPDADVLVVYAKTDPSAGPRGISAFIVEKTFKGFSTAQKLDKLGMRGSNTCELVFEDCEVPAENLLGTEGKGVNVLMSGLDYERVVLAGGPLGIMAACLDVVVPYVHERKQFDQPIGEFQLMQGKLADMYVTFNASRAYTYAVAAACDRGETSRKDAAGCILYTAENATQMALQAIQALGGNGYINDYPTGRLLRDAKLYEIGAGTSEIRRMLIGRELFQETR, encoded by the coding sequence ATGTTTGCATCGGGCCAAAATTGGGGGGGCATGAATTTCGGTCTTGGCGAGGAGATCGAAGCCCTTCGCGATACGGTGCGCCGTTTTGCGGAAAGCCGCATTGCGCCGCTGGCCGCTGAAACCGACCGCAACAATCAATTTCCCATGCATCTGTGGCGTGAACTGGGTGAGCTTGGCGTGCTTGGCATCACCGCGCCTGAAGACTATGGCGGCGCCGGCATGGGCTATGTTGCCCATTGCATCGCGATGGAAGAAATCAGCCGCGCTTCCGCCTCCATCGGCCTCAGCTACGGTGCGCATTCCAATCTCTGCGTCAACCAGATCACCCGCAACGGCTCGCCCGGACAGCGTGAGAAATATCTGCCGAAACTCATTTCCGGCGAGCATGTCGGCGCGCTGGCCATGTCCGAGCCGGGGGCCGGTTCCGACGTCGTTTCGATGAAGCTTCACGCCGAAAAGCGCGGCGAGCGCTATATTCTCAACGGCAACAAGATGTGGATCACCAACGGCCCCGATGCCGATGTGCTGGTGGTCTATGCCAAGACCGATCCGTCGGCAGGCCCGCGCGGGATCAGCGCCTTCATCGTCGAAAAAACCTTCAAGGGCTTTTCGACCGCGCAAAAGCTCGACAAGCTCGGCATGCGCGGCTCCAACACCTGCGAACTGGTGTTCGAGGATTGCGAAGTGCCTGCCGAAAACCTGCTCGGGACCGAAGGCAAGGGCGTCAATGTGCTGATGTCGGGCCTTGATTATGAGCGCGTGGTGCTGGCGGGCGGACCGCTCGGCATCATGGCGGCGTGTCTTGATGTCGTGGTGCCCTATGTGCATGAGCGCAAGCAGTTCGACCAGCCAATCGGCGAATTCCAGCTCATGCAGGGCAAGCTTGCCGACATGTATGTGACCTTCAACGCCTCGCGCGCCTATACCTATGCGGTGGCGGCTGCCTGCGACCGGGGCGAGACCTCGCGCAAGGATGCGGCGGGCTGCATCCTCTATACGGCTGAAAACGCCACGCAGATGGCCTTGCAGGCGATCCAGGCGCTGGGCGGCAATGGCTATATCAACGATTATCCGACCGGACGCCTGCTGCGCGATGCCAAGCTTTATGAAATCGGCGCAGGCACATCGGAAATCCGGCGCATGCTGATCGGGCGGGAACTGTTTCAGGAGACCCGTTGA
- a CDS encoding carboxyl transferase domain-containing protein, with protein MAVLKSEISTRSASFEANRKAMLAAIDVVAEASRIAIDGGGEKARERHVSRGKLLPRERVAQLLDPGSPFLEVGLTAAHGMYEGAAPSAGIITGIGRVSGRDCMIVCNDATVKGGTYYPVTVKKHLRAQEIAGENRLPCIYLVDSGGANLPNQDEVFPDRDHFGRIFYNQAHMSAAGIPQVAVVMGSCTAGGAYVPAMSDETVIVRGQGTIFLAGPPLVKAATGEVVSAEDLGGGDVHTRLSGVADHLANDDAHALQIARAIAANLNSEKRGFISRGDGAAPLYDPEELLGVVSADTRIPYDVREVIARLVDGSDFDEFKARYGTTLVCGFASVYGMPVGIIANNGVLFSEAALKGAHFIELCCQRNIPLVFLQNITGFMVGRKYEAEGIAKNGAKLVTAVATANVPKITMLIGASYGAGNYGMAGRAYSPRFLWTWPNSRIAVMGGEQAAGVLATVRREGIERTGGTWSAEEEAEFRRPTLEMFERQSHPLYASARLWDDGIVDPRKSREVLGLSLSATLNAPVEPTRFGLFRM; from the coding sequence ATGGCGGTTCTCAAATCTGAAATTTCCACCCGAAGCGCCAGCTTCGAGGCCAACCGCAAGGCGATGCTGGCGGCAATCGACGTGGTGGCGGAAGCCTCGCGCATTGCGATCGATGGCGGCGGCGAGAAAGCCCGCGAACGTCATGTTTCGCGCGGAAAACTGCTGCCGCGTGAGCGCGTGGCGCAATTGCTCGATCCGGGCTCTCCCTTTCTCGAAGTGGGGCTGACGGCGGCGCATGGCATGTATGAGGGGGCGGCTCCTTCGGCTGGCATCATCACCGGCATCGGGCGTGTCTCCGGCCGCGACTGCATGATCGTCTGCAACGATGCGACGGTGAAGGGCGGCACCTATTATCCGGTGACGGTGAAGAAGCACCTGCGTGCGCAGGAAATCGCGGGCGAAAACCGTCTGCCCTGCATTTATCTGGTCGATTCCGGCGGGGCCAACCTGCCCAATCAGGACGAAGTTTTCCCTGATCGCGACCATTTCGGGCGCATCTTCTATAATCAGGCGCATATGTCGGCGGCGGGCATTCCGCAGGTCGCCGTGGTCATGGGGTCATGCACGGCAGGCGGTGCCTACGTGCCCGCCATGAGCGACGAAACGGTGATCGTGCGCGGTCAGGGCACGATCTTTCTGGCGGGTCCGCCATTGGTCAAGGCTGCAACCGGCGAGGTGGTGAGCGCGGAAGATCTTGGCGGCGGCGATGTGCACACGCGGCTTTCCGGCGTCGCCGATCATCTGGCCAATGATGACGCCCATGCCTTGCAGATCGCGCGCGCCATTGCCGCCAATCTCAACAGCGAGAAGCGCGGCTTCATTTCGCGTGGCGATGGCGCTGCCCCGCTTTACGACCCGGAGGAGCTTCTGGGCGTCGTTTCCGCCGATACGCGCATTCCCTATGATGTGCGCGAGGTGATCGCACGGCTGGTCGACGGTTCGGATTTCGATGAGTTCAAGGCGCGTTACGGCACCACTTTGGTGTGCGGTTTTGCCAGCGTCTATGGCATGCCGGTCGGCATCATTGCCAATAATGGCGTGCTGTTTTCGGAAGCAGCGCTGAAGGGCGCGCATTTCATCGAGCTTTGCTGCCAGCGCAATATTCCGCTGGTGTTCTTGCAGAACATTACTGGCTTCATGGTCGGGCGCAAATACGAAGCCGAAGGCATCGCGAAGAACGGCGCCAAGCTGGTGACGGCGGTGGCAACCGCCAATGTGCCGAAGATCACCATGCTGATCGGCGCATCCTATGGCGCGGGCAATTACGGCATGGCGGGGCGGGCCTATTCGCCGCGCTTCCTGTGGACATGGCCGAACAGCCGTATCGCGGTGATGGGCGGCGAACAGGCGGCAGGCGTGCTTGCAACCGTCAGGCGCGAGGGGATCGAACGCACGGGCGGCACATGGTCGGCGGAGGAGGAAGCGGAATTCAGGCGCCCGACGCTGGAAATGTTCGAGCGCCAGAGCCATCCGCTCTATGCCTCGGCGCGGCTTTGGGATGACGGCATCGTCGATCCGCGCAAGAGCCGCGAAGTGCTGGGCCTGTCGCTTTCCGCCACGCTGAACGCGCCGGTCGAGCCGACGCGCTTCGGCCTGTTTAGAATGTGA